A region of Rhodospirillales bacterium DNA encodes the following proteins:
- a CDS encoding LysR family transcriptional regulator: MRHALRQLHYLTVAAQVGSFRRAAEMCDVDQSSISRALKQLEDHLGVTLFERTRCGVRLTPAGERFLAEVAPALEQLESARRSARATRRAETGLVRIGILTSLAGGFLRQLVQAYTERHPRVRIDLRDGGRREHLAAVRAQRLDVAIITGSDPVPGCETRELWRERVHVALWAGHPLAGRPKLDWPDIKAEHFIVSRGEPGPEVHDYIVRRSADYSTYPDVEDKAALQDTLMNLVSLGQGITLVSAAWNAVKVPGLVLRPLTARADIVPFSVVWLGANDNPAFLSFLQTAQLLASSGCRSLRGSADTRTEPASMPLVGASSAGSGPCEPWRTLDPSR, from the coding sequence ATGAGGCATGCTCTTCGGCAACTTCATTACCTCACCGTCGCCGCCCAGGTCGGCAGCTTCAGGCGCGCCGCGGAAATGTGCGATGTCGACCAGTCGAGTATCAGTCGTGCCCTCAAGCAACTCGAGGATCATCTCGGCGTGACACTGTTCGAGCGGACACGCTGCGGCGTGCGGCTGACACCGGCGGGAGAGCGGTTCCTGGCGGAGGTCGCGCCAGCGCTTGAGCAACTTGAGTCGGCAAGACGTTCCGCCCGTGCGACGCGCCGTGCTGAAACAGGCCTGGTACGCATCGGCATCCTGACCTCGCTGGCTGGCGGATTCCTGCGCCAACTGGTCCAAGCCTATACGGAGCGGCACCCGCGGGTCAGAATCGATCTGCGCGACGGCGGCCGGCGCGAGCACCTAGCGGCGGTCCGGGCCCAGCGACTGGATGTTGCCATCATCACAGGGTCGGATCCCGTTCCCGGATGCGAGACACGCGAGTTGTGGCGCGAGCGCGTCCATGTCGCGCTGTGGGCCGGCCATCCGCTTGCGGGAAGGCCCAAGCTCGACTGGCCCGATATCAAGGCGGAGCACTTCATCGTCAGCCGGGGCGAGCCTGGCCCGGAGGTGCATGACTATATCGTTCGTCGGTCGGCTGACTACAGCACCTATCCTGACGTCGAAGACAAGGCGGCACTGCAAGACACGCTGATGAACCTCGTCAGCCTTGGCCAGGGCATCACTCTGGTCTCCGCAGCGTGGAACGCGGTCAAGGTCCCTGGTCTGGTGCTGCGGCCGCTGACCGCTCGAGCCGACATCGTGCCGTTCAGCGTCGTCTGGTTAGGGGCGAACGACAATCCGGCCTTCCTGAGCTTCCTGCAGACCGCGCAGCTGCTGGCAAGCAGCGGATGCAGATCGCTACGAGGTAGCGCTGATACGAGAACTGAACCCGCATCTATGCCTCTCGTGGGGGCGTCTTCAGCTGGTTCTGGTCCCTGCGAGCCTTGGCGAACCCTCGATCCGTCGCGATAA
- a CDS encoding SDR family NAD(P)-dependent oxidoreductase: MRKVVVIFGAGPGLGASVARRFGNEGYQVALVGRRLKPLTALAEELGQSGIPAVAFSADLGHTDNAKAVAMNIQDRLGRIDAVYYAPSGTEAFLPAVEMTVEMTRERTELMFHGLVAIMNAVLPQMRQRGEGAILAGFGASAVVGEPFMSGPAPAQAAARNYLYSLHGEVLGDGVRVGMVTIAAVIKESAYYQSVLAGADDAPDGFEMPLVDPDDLAGQLWEVAAGRGELEKAFPSAES, from the coding sequence ATGCGAAAAGTAGTCGTCATTTTTGGAGCCGGCCCCGGCCTAGGGGCCTCGGTCGCCAGGCGCTTCGGCAACGAAGGCTATCAAGTCGCGCTAGTGGGTCGCCGGCTCAAACCGTTGACAGCGCTCGCAGAAGAACTCGGGCAGAGCGGCATCCCTGCGGTGGCATTCTCAGCGGACCTGGGGCACACGGATAACGCCAAGGCCGTAGCCATGAACATTCAGGACCGGCTGGGGCGGATCGATGCTGTCTATTATGCCCCCTCTGGAACGGAGGCATTTTTGCCTGCCGTCGAGATGACCGTCGAGATGACCCGCGAACGAACCGAACTCATGTTTCATGGCCTCGTCGCCATCATGAACGCGGTTCTGCCGCAGATGCGACAGCGCGGCGAGGGAGCTATCCTGGCGGGCTTCGGGGCCTCGGCTGTCGTTGGCGAGCCCTTTATGAGCGGGCCGGCACCAGCCCAGGCGGCGGCGCGAAACTACCTCTATTCACTTCATGGAGAAGTGCTCGGAGATGGTGTTCGCGTGGGCATGGTGACTATCGCCGCCGTCATCAAGGAAAGCGCTTATTATCAATCCGTCTTAGCGGGCGCAGACGACGCGCCGGATGGCTTCGAAATGCCGCTCGTCGATCCAGACGATCTCGCAGGCCAGCTTTGGGAGGTTGCTGCCGGGCGGGGCGAATTGGAGAAGGCTTTCCCCTCCGCAGAATCCTAG
- a CDS encoding TetR family transcriptional regulator: protein MTGPNAYERKKDPQGVRRALLNKAAHLAAEQGLAAVTVEAVARAAGVTKGGLFHHFPNKSALIHAMFADLLAHFDAAIDARMAQDPVAHGRFTRAYLEAVFTDQALGDDNPSAALSVSTIADPELLGEWSTWLAQRLEQHAATDDNALCEVVRLAADGVWLISISPDPTSPINFARARAAMLALTMLGA from the coding sequence GTGACCGGACCGAACGCCTATGAGCGCAAGAAGGATCCCCAGGGCGTCCGGCGCGCGCTGCTGAACAAGGCGGCGCATCTCGCCGCCGAGCAGGGTCTCGCTGCCGTCACCGTGGAAGCGGTGGCACGCGCGGCGGGCGTCACCAAGGGTGGGCTGTTCCATCACTTCCCGAACAAGAGCGCCTTGATTCACGCCATGTTCGCCGACCTGCTGGCGCATTTCGACGCGGCGATCGATGCGCGCATGGCGCAAGATCCGGTCGCCCATGGACGCTTCACCCGCGCCTATTTGGAAGCGGTGTTTACCGATCAGGCGCTCGGCGACGACAACCCTTCGGCCGCCCTGTCAGTTTCGACGATCGCCGATCCCGAGCTGCTGGGCGAATGGTCCACGTGGCTGGCGCAGCGCCTCGAACAGCATGCCGCAACCGATGACAACGCGCTCTGTGAAGTGGTGCGCTTAGCGGCCGATGGCGTCTGGCTGATCTCGATTTCTCCTGATCCCACGTCGCCAATCAACTTTGCCCGCGCCCGCGCAGCGATGCTCGCGCTGACAATGCTCGGTGCTTGA
- a CDS encoding efflux RND transporter periplasmic adaptor subunit, whose translation MELCLVTLFPSLGRFGVPLVASLILAGCGDAGGGARGGGAQGANPPPLVEVITVQSQAVPNIVELPGRIQAVRLAEVRARVDGIVERRLYQEGTDVAAGDPLFRIDPRDMTAQSDQARAALRRAEAARLNARQIVSRFGPLVSDKSVSAMEYDQAQANLRQAEASVDDARATLARTQLQLGYTLVRAPIAGRVGSAQVTEGALVSAGSATLMTTVDQLSPVYAVFTQSSAAVLDLLDAQRTGTVDVPALSQIEVKLILANGREYGPTGRLDFAAQTVDPSTGSQTLRAVFPNDARLLLPGQFVRGRISLGTLPQGIMIPAQAVQMGQNTAVVSVVGRDMTVASRTVQLGNQSGGNWIVLSGLKPGERVIIAGWQKVQPGQPVRVKGDARATTKPQGGR comes from the coding sequence ATGGAGTTATGCCTTGTGACCCTGTTTCCTTCTCTTGGCCGTTTCGGCGTGCCTCTAGTCGCGTCGCTGATCCTTGCCGGTTGCGGAGATGCGGGTGGCGGCGCGCGAGGTGGAGGCGCGCAGGGCGCTAACCCGCCGCCGCTTGTCGAGGTGATCACGGTCCAATCGCAGGCGGTGCCGAACATTGTCGAACTGCCCGGCCGTATCCAGGCGGTGCGCTTGGCCGAGGTCCGCGCGCGCGTCGATGGGATCGTCGAGCGCCGCCTCTATCAGGAAGGCACCGACGTCGCCGCAGGGGATCCCCTCTTTCGGATTGATCCGCGTGATATGACGGCCCAGTCGGATCAGGCGCGGGCGGCGCTGCGTCGAGCGGAGGCGGCGAGGCTCAATGCCCGGCAGATCGTCAGCCGCTTTGGTCCGCTGGTGTCCGACAAGTCGGTCAGCGCGATGGAGTACGATCAGGCGCAGGCCAATCTGCGACAGGCGGAGGCGAGCGTCGATGATGCCCGCGCGACGCTCGCCCGCACGCAGCTTCAGCTTGGCTATACTCTCGTCCGAGCGCCGATCGCCGGTCGTGTCGGTAGCGCTCAGGTTACGGAAGGTGCGCTCGTCAGCGCGGGGTCGGCGACGCTGATGACGACCGTCGATCAACTCTCGCCGGTCTACGCGGTGTTTACCCAATCGAGCGCGGCAGTGCTCGACTTACTAGACGCGCAACGCACGGGCACGGTCGATGTGCCCGCACTTTCCCAGATAGAGGTAAAGCTGATCCTCGCCAACGGACGCGAGTACGGCCCGACCGGACGGCTCGATTTCGCCGCGCAGACGGTCGATCCCTCCACTGGCAGCCAGACGCTGCGCGCGGTCTTCCCGAATGACGCACGCCTTCTGCTACCCGGGCAGTTCGTCCGCGGCCGGATCTCCCTCGGCACGCTTCCACAGGGCATCATGATCCCAGCCCAGGCGGTGCAGATGGGACAGAACACCGCCGTCGTCTCAGTGGTCGGCCGTGACATGACCGTAGCGTCGCGCACCGTGCAGCTTGGCAACCAGTCCGGCGGCAACTGGATCGTCCTATCCGGCCTCAAGCCCGGCGAGCGGGTGATCATCGCCGGATGGCAGAAGGTCCAGCCTGGCCAGCCGGTGCGGGTGAAGGGCGATGCCCGAGCCACGACAAAGCCGCAGGGCGGCCGCTAA
- a CDS encoding multidrug efflux RND transporter permease subunit — translation MDKLFVQKPAVAWVIALFITLFGSMALVNLPIEQYPAVAPPSLTLSYTYNGADAETMDKNVTAVLERELNGVKRFLYMSSVSRANGTGEVVVTFQSGTNLDVARTQIQDRLNRAEPRLPEEVRRLGISIQDNASGFLQVVAIKSKTGKTSPLELGNFAGTKIVNELRRVPGVGNVNMFSSEKAMRIWLDPEKLAGYGLSSTEALAAVQEQNSQTAGGGLAEQPLANGAAFNARIVTQNRFTTPEQFRNIIVRSNPDGSAVRLSDVARVEVGADSYAFKSTLDGKEVAGLAIQLSSGANAIATKNAVAAKLRALEATFPEDITWSVPYDTTPFIQASIDNVIQTLVEAMALVFLVMFLFLQNWRATLIPAVVVPVALLGGSLGLWLFGFSYNQLTLFAMVVSIGILVDDAIVVVENVERLMAEEGLSPAAATIKAMGQIRGAIIGITLVLIAVFIPMAFFPGSTGGIYRQFSVTLAVSIFFSALLALTLTPALCATLLKPHPLGGHQDAPARPGWRGWPQRFFGWFNRMFARSTDKYVSGVGAMLSRPLRWLAVFVAIFGVTILLFGRLPGGFLPDEDQGYFVISYDAPAGSTMQHTSAAVAATEKAFHQLPQAQTIFSVVGFNFSGQGQSAALSWGMLKPYAERHGAQGSAASTIGAIFGAAGDIPGASLFAVNPPAIDSLGNATGFTMKVEDRSGNDPAGLQAAMGQILGEAAQNPKLMAVRPEGQGTSPQLYVDIDRVQARALGLSIADVNATLSIAFGSAYANDFSNQGSVQRVYLQADASQRMTPEDVLKLRVRSRNGQMAPFSAFTRVTWTNGPTQLQRYNGYPALTIAGQAAPGQSSGTALKEMEAIADRVLKSHQAYEWTGTAFEEKQAGGQIGLLLGLSLVVVFLLLVALYNSWAIPFSVLLVVPFGVLGAVIFTMLRGLSADVYFNIGLITIIGLAAKNAILVVEFAIDDEVGDRTPLQATLEAARQRLRPILMTSLAFILGMVPLVIAGGAGAASRHAVGTGVMGGMIAATAFGIFFTPLFYFAARKWLARPRQDHGEDAVQTPPISGPDEKRGVPADA, via the coding sequence ATGGACAAGCTGTTCGTTCAGAAACCCGCCGTCGCGTGGGTGATCGCTCTCTTCATCACGCTGTTCGGCTCGATGGCGCTCGTCAACCTGCCGATCGAGCAATATCCCGCGGTGGCACCTCCGTCGCTGACGCTGAGCTACACCTATAACGGCGCTGACGCCGAGACCATGGACAAGAACGTCACCGCCGTACTGGAGCGCGAGCTCAATGGTGTGAAGCGGTTCCTCTACATGTCCTCGGTCAGCCGGGCCAACGGCACCGGCGAAGTCGTCGTCACGTTTCAATCGGGCACCAATCTCGATGTGGCGCGCACCCAGATTCAGGATCGTCTCAACCGGGCCGAACCGCGCCTGCCCGAGGAGGTCCGCCGCCTCGGCATCAGTATCCAGGACAACGCCTCGGGTTTCTTGCAGGTGGTCGCGATCAAATCGAAGACCGGCAAGACCTCGCCGCTCGAACTGGGCAATTTCGCCGGCACCAAGATCGTCAATGAGCTGCGTCGGGTCCCTGGTGTCGGCAACGTCAACATGTTCTCGTCGGAAAAGGCGATGCGCATCTGGCTCGATCCGGAAAAGCTAGCGGGTTACGGCTTGTCTTCGACCGAAGCGCTCGCCGCCGTGCAGGAGCAGAACAGCCAGACCGCCGGCGGAGGATTGGCTGAACAGCCGCTCGCCAATGGCGCGGCTTTCAACGCGCGTATCGTCACCCAGAACCGCTTCACGACGCCCGAGCAGTTCCGCAACATCATCGTGCGTTCCAACCCCGATGGCTCCGCGGTGCGTCTGAGCGACGTCGCCCGCGTCGAGGTGGGCGCCGACAGCTATGCCTTCAAATCGACCCTCGACGGCAAGGAAGTGGCCGGGCTGGCGATCCAGCTGTCGTCGGGCGCTAACGCCATCGCCACCAAGAACGCTGTCGCGGCCAAACTGCGCGCGCTGGAAGCTACCTTCCCCGAGGACATCACCTGGTCGGTGCCCTATGACACCACCCCATTCATCCAGGCCTCGATCGACAATGTCATCCAGACGCTGGTCGAGGCCATGGCGCTGGTGTTCCTCGTCATGTTCCTGTTCCTGCAGAACTGGCGCGCGACGCTCATTCCCGCGGTCGTGGTGCCCGTGGCGCTGCTCGGCGGCAGTCTCGGTCTGTGGCTGTTCGGTTTCTCGTACAACCAGCTGACGTTGTTTGCGATGGTGGTGTCGATCGGCATCCTGGTCGATGACGCAATCGTCGTGGTCGAGAACGTTGAACGACTGATGGCCGAAGAAGGCCTTTCTCCCGCCGCCGCCACGATCAAGGCGATGGGCCAGATTCGCGGCGCGATCATCGGCATCACGCTGGTGCTGATCGCCGTGTTCATCCCCATGGCGTTCTTCCCCGGCTCCACCGGCGGTATTTACCGCCAGTTCTCGGTAACGCTCGCGGTCTCGATCTTCTTCTCCGCATTGCTCGCGCTCACGCTCACTCCAGCGCTGTGCGCGACGTTGCTCAAGCCGCATCCGCTGGGCGGGCATCAGGACGCGCCGGCCAGGCCTGGCTGGCGCGGATGGCCGCAGCGCTTCTTTGGCTGGTTCAACCGCATGTTCGCGCGTTCGACCGACAAATATGTCAGCGGCGTCGGAGCGATGCTGTCGCGCCCGCTACGCTGGCTGGCGGTTTTCGTCGCCATCTTCGGCGTGACGATCCTGCTGTTCGGACGCCTGCCGGGCGGTTTCCTGCCCGACGAGGATCAGGGCTATTTCGTCATCAGCTACGATGCGCCCGCTGGCTCGACCATGCAGCACACCTCGGCGGCGGTCGCGGCGACCGAAAAGGCGTTCCATCAACTGCCGCAGGCTCAGACGATCTTCTCGGTCGTCGGCTTCAACTTCTCGGGCCAGGGTCAGTCGGCGGCCCTTTCCTGGGGCATGCTCAAGCCCTATGCCGAGCGGCATGGCGCGCAGGGCTCGGCGGCCTCGACGATCGGCGCGATCTTCGGCGCTGCCGGGGACATCCCGGGTGCCTCGCTCTTCGCCGTGAATCCGCCCGCGATCGACAGTCTGGGCAATGCGACCGGCTTCACGATGAAGGTCGAAGACCGCAGCGGCAACGATCCCGCCGGCCTGCAGGCGGCGATGGGCCAAATACTGGGCGAGGCGGCGCAGAACCCAAAACTGATGGCGGTGCGCCCGGAAGGTCAGGGTACCTCGCCGCAGCTCTATGTCGACATCGACCGGGTCCAGGCGCGCGCACTCGGGCTCTCGATCGCTGACGTCAACGCCACACTCTCGATCGCCTTCGGCTCCGCCTATGCCAACGACTTCTCCAACCAAGGTAGCGTGCAGCGGGTCTATTTGCAGGCCGACGCCAGTCAGCGGATGACGCCCGAGGACGTGCTGAAGCTGCGGGTGCGGAGCCGCAACGGTCAGATGGCGCCATTCTCGGCCTTCACTCGCGTCACCTGGACGAACGGTCCGACGCAACTCCAGCGCTACAACGGTTATCCCGCGTTGACGATCGCCGGCCAAGCCGCGCCCGGCCAGTCATCGGGCACCGCGCTGAAGGAAATGGAAGCTATTGCTGACCGAGTGCTCAAGTCGCACCAGGCCTATGAATGGACCGGCACGGCGTTCGAGGAAAAGCAGGCGGGCGGTCAGATCGGCCTGCTGCTTGGCCTGTCGCTCGTCGTCGTCTTCCTGCTCCTGGTGGCGCTCTACAACAGCTGGGCGATCCCCTTCTCAGTGCTGCTGGTGGTGCCGTTCGGCGTGCTGGGCGCGGTGATCTTCACCATGCTGCGCGGACTGTCGGCCGACGTCTATTTCAACATCGGGCTCATCACCATCATCGGCCTAGCCGCCAAGAATGCGATCCTCGTCGTGGAGTTCGCGATCGACGACGAGGTGGGGGATCGCACGCCTCTTCAAGCGACACTGGAAGCGGCTCGACAGCGTCTGCGTCCGATCCTGATGACCAGCCTCGCCTTCATTCTCGGCATGGTGCCGTTGGTGATCGCGGGCGGCGCGGGCGCGGCCAGTCGGCATGCTGTCGGCACCGGGGTGATGGGCGGCATGATCGCAGCCACCGCGTTCGGCATCTTCTTCACGCCGCTCTTCTACTTCGCCGCGCGCAAATGGCTCGCGCGGCCGCGCCAGGATCACGGGGAGGATGCCGTGCAGACGCCACCCATTTCCGGTCCGGACGAAAAGCGGGGAGTTCCGGCCGATGCGTAA
- a CDS encoding efflux transporter outer membrane subunit — MRKLVILASAATLSACNLAPRYHQPIAPVSAAFPEVQAGARAANEIGWREFFGDPRLQAYLAAALANNRDLAQSVARVAQARAQYRIQDAERLPQLNLQAGASRTRQPANLPALGSTPSPGGPAAITFEQYNLGVQVPSFELDFWGRVRNLSEAQRHQYLATVEAERAFRLSLVGQVAATYLQIRAGEEQIALAERTLASRQEGERIARRRLEAGVTSTVDHDQAVLLVTQAEAERAELRRTTSQAENLLTVLVGGPIDQTLPSPRPLADQGQFASIEPGLPSSLLANRPDILQVEQQLRGANADIGAARAAFLPSISLTGLAGVVSPQLGELLNSGSRQHQASSAALLPIFDWGRRDALLKLSRARADELVAAYQRVAQGAFREVADALIARQRYAEQIDAQTRAVVVQRHLAQTARRRYDNGIAIYLEVADAERNLFAAEQQLLALRSAELQNGVSLYVALGGGLTETSHVAAQAANSTSY, encoded by the coding sequence ATGCGTAAGCTCGTGATCCTCGCCAGCGCGGCGACCTTGTCCGCCTGCAACCTCGCCCCGCGCTATCATCAACCAATCGCACCGGTTTCCGCGGCCTTTCCCGAAGTGCAGGCCGGAGCCCGCGCGGCGAACGAGATCGGCTGGCGCGAGTTCTTCGGCGATCCCAGGCTCCAGGCCTATCTCGCCGCGGCGCTCGCCAACAATCGCGATCTCGCCCAGTCGGTCGCCCGAGTGGCGCAGGCGCGGGCGCAATACCGCATCCAAGATGCTGAGCGCCTACCGCAGCTCAACCTGCAGGCCGGCGCCTCACGCACGCGCCAGCCCGCCAACTTGCCGGCTCTTGGCAGTACGCCGTCGCCCGGCGGTCCGGCCGCCATTACCTTCGAGCAGTATAATCTGGGTGTTCAGGTACCGAGCTTCGAGCTCGATTTCTGGGGCCGAGTGCGCAACCTGTCCGAAGCGCAGCGGCATCAATATCTGGCGACGGTCGAGGCCGAGCGCGCTTTCCGCCTCTCGCTGGTCGGCCAGGTCGCAGCGACCTATCTCCAGATACGTGCGGGCGAAGAGCAGATCGCGCTCGCTGAGCGTACTCTGGCGAGCCGCCAGGAGGGCGAGCGGATTGCGCGGCGCCGGCTGGAGGCGGGCGTCACCTCCACAGTCGACCATGATCAGGCGGTGCTGCTGGTCACCCAAGCTGAAGCCGAACGCGCGGAGCTGCGTCGCACCACCTCCCAGGCGGAGAACCTGCTGACGGTGCTGGTCGGCGGCCCCATTGATCAGACTCTTCCGTCACCGCGGCCCTTGGCGGACCAAGGTCAGTTCGCGAGCATCGAACCGGGCCTGCCGTCATCGCTCCTCGCCAACCGGCCCGACATTCTGCAGGTCGAGCAGCAGTTGCGCGGGGCCAACGCCGACATCGGCGCCGCGCGTGCCGCTTTCCTGCCGTCCATATCCCTGACTGGGTTGGCAGGGGTCGTATCGCCACAGCTGGGCGAGTTGCTAAATTCGGGATCGCGCCAGCATCAAGCGTCGTCTGCGGCCCTGCTCCCGATCTTCGATTGGGGTCGGCGCGACGCGCTGCTCAAGCTCAGCCGGGCTCGCGCCGACGAGCTGGTGGCGGCTTATCAGCGCGTAGCGCAGGGTGCTTTCCGCGAGGTCGCCGACGCACTGATCGCGCGGCAGCGGTACGCCGAGCAGATCGACGCCCAAACCCGTGCCGTTGTCGTCCAGCGTCACCTCGCCCAGACCGCGCGCCGACGGTACGATAATGGCATTGCCATCTATCTCGAGGTGGCCGACGCCGAGCGGAACCTGTTCGCGGCCGAGCAGCAATTGCTCGCTCTGCGCAGCGCCGAACTGCAAAACGGCGTCTCGCTCTATGTCGCGCTCGGTGGCGGCCTGACCGAGACCTCCCATGTCGCTGCCCAAGCAGCAAACTCGACTAGCTATTAG
- a CDS encoding MFS transporter, which produces MTASHSNRWMLLVTVAAGLLLITLDNSVLYTALPTLTRELDASSTQGLWIINAYPLVMAGLLLGTGTLGDRIGHRQMFLIGLVLFGIASLVAAFSPSANILIAARAFLAVGAAAMMPATLALVRVTFTVERERNFAIAVWGSLAVVGAALGPILGGFLLEHFWWGSVFLINVPVVIAAFVSTLIVAPKGEKDHSKPWDLVSSLQALVALSALVIAIKESAHAGQSWLVPAGALVVAVAASTLFVRRQSRLAFPLLDFAIFRNAAFTSGVMAAAFAMFAIGGIQLVTTQRFQLVAGFSPLEAGLLVSAAAVGSLPTALLGGAFLHRIGLRFLISGGLAAATLAVLLATWGLTHGLGWLIAGMALTGAGVGAAMSVASTAIVGNAPVHRAGMAASMEEVSYEFGSLLAVAFLGSLLSAIYTFSIALPPGAPEAARDSMSAALELAAQAGAGGQPVLEAASQAFDRGYQTVMYVIAAVLAAGSISTGVLLRKYGPGSQSSTYPSH; this is translated from the coding sequence ATGACTGCCTCGCATTCGAACAGGTGGATGTTGCTGGTGACGGTGGCGGCGGGACTGCTGCTGATCACCCTCGACAATTCCGTGCTCTACACCGCGCTTCCGACGCTCACCCGCGAGCTGGACGCCTCATCGACACAAGGGCTGTGGATCATCAATGCCTATCCGCTGGTGATGGCTGGGCTGTTGCTTGGAACCGGCACGCTGGGCGACCGCATCGGCCACCGACAGATGTTCCTGATCGGCCTGGTGCTGTTCGGCATCGCCTCGCTCGTCGCGGCGTTTTCACCTTCCGCCAATATCCTGATCGCGGCGCGGGCGTTCCTGGCCGTTGGCGCGGCAGCGATGATGCCGGCGACGCTGGCCCTGGTGCGGGTCACCTTCACGGTCGAACGGGAGCGCAATTTCGCGATCGCGGTCTGGGGATCGTTGGCGGTCGTGGGCGCCGCGCTCGGACCGATCCTCGGCGGCTTCCTGTTGGAGCATTTCTGGTGGGGATCGGTGTTCCTGATCAACGTCCCGGTGGTCATCGCCGCCTTCGTCTCGACCCTGATCGTCGCGCCGAAGGGCGAGAAGGATCATTCAAAGCCGTGGGACCTCGTCTCCTCGCTACAGGCGCTTGTCGCGCTGTCGGCTCTCGTGATCGCGATCAAGGAATCGGCGCATGCTGGCCAGTCCTGGCTGGTTCCGGCGGGAGCCCTGGTCGTCGCCGTCGCGGCAAGCACCCTGTTCGTCCGCCGCCAGTCGCGGCTAGCCTTTCCGCTGCTCGACTTCGCCATCTTCCGCAACGCCGCCTTTACCTCGGGCGTGATGGCGGCCGCCTTCGCCATGTTCGCGATCGGCGGCATCCAGCTTGTCACCACGCAACGCTTCCAGCTCGTCGCCGGCTTCTCGCCGCTCGAGGCGGGCCTTCTCGTCTCGGCGGCTGCGGTGGGCTCGCTGCCAACCGCGCTGCTGGGCGGGGCGTTCCTGCACCGGATCGGGCTTCGCTTCCTGATCTCAGGGGGGCTCGCGGCCGCTACCCTTGCCGTCCTGCTCGCGACCTGGGGCCTGACGCACGGTCTCGGCTGGCTAATCGCCGGCATGGCTTTGACGGGGGCTGGCGTCGGTGCGGCGATGTCGGTCGCCTCGACGGCGATCGTCGGCAACGCGCCTGTCCATCGCGCCGGCATGGCCGCATCGATGGAGGAAGTCTCCTATGAGTTCGGCAGCCTGCTCGCCGTTGCCTTCCTCGGCAGCCTGCTGTCGGCGATCTACACGTTCAGCATCGCGCTGCCGCCAGGCGCTCCCGAAGCGGCCCGCGACAGCATGAGCGCGGCTCTCGAACTTGCCGCACAGGCTGGAGCTGGCGGCCAGCCCGTGCTGGAGGCCGCGAGCCAGGCCTTCGACCGCGGCTATCAAACGGTAATGTATGTGATCGCCGCCGTGCTTGCAGCGGGCTCGATCAGCACCGGCGTGCTGCTTCGCAAGTACGGCCCCGGCTCGCAATCCTCGACCTATCCCTCGCATTGA
- a CDS encoding DUF3817 domain-containing protein → MFRGIAVIEGITTLALVLIAMPPKYLAGNEAIMPLAGWGHGYAFVAYMLAIIPALWGKGFTAWEWTQTVLASLVPFGTFLNDPMLKRKLPNREA, encoded by the coding sequence CTGTTTCGCGGGATCGCCGTCATCGAAGGCATCACGACGCTCGCTCTCGTCCTCATCGCGATGCCACCCAAATATCTGGCCGGCAACGAGGCGATCATGCCGCTCGCCGGCTGGGGGCATGGCTATGCCTTCGTCGCCTACATGCTCGCGATCATACCCGCACTCTGGGGCAAGGGGTTCACCGCCTGGGAATGGACGCAAACCGTTCTCGCGTCGCTGGTCCCGTTCGGAACCTTCCTCAACGACCCGATGCTGAAACGCAAACTGCCGAACCGGGAGGCCTGA
- a CDS encoding VOC family protein: MIHHVSIGTNDIGRSKRFYDAVLPLVGILPMAEDEGGLGYGSGTFHFSVQVPIDGKAATVGNGTHIAFAVEDRSMVDRFYAAALRYGGSDDGAPGLRPAYDANYYGAFVRDPDGHKIEAVTYSAK; the protein is encoded by the coding sequence GTGATCCACCATGTCTCGATAGGGACGAATGATATCGGGCGTTCGAAGCGCTTCTACGATGCCGTTTTGCCCCTCGTGGGCATATTGCCCATGGCTGAGGACGAGGGTGGACTGGGTTACGGAAGCGGTACGTTTCACTTCAGCGTCCAAGTTCCAATCGATGGCAAAGCTGCGACGGTGGGCAATGGCACGCATATCGCCTTTGCCGTCGAGGACCGTTCCATGGTCGATCGATTTTACGCCGCAGCATTGAGATATGGCGGCAGCGACGATGGCGCTCCGGGGCTGCGGCCGGCCTATGATGCCAACTATTATGGGGCGTTCGTCCGCGATCCCGATGGTCACAAAATCGAGGCGGTGACCTACTCGGCAAAATAG